The genomic interval GTTATTTCTCCTGGGTTAGATTTCGGAAGATGTTTTCCAGGCTCTGCTTTTCCAGAACGAATTCGTTCAGCAGCCAATCCGTCTGTTTGATGTGGGCATACACCCTGTGGCGCGTTTCGAGACCTCCCGTACACACCAGCTTGACTTCGACATCTCCGTTGACGGCACTCACGACCTCCACCCGCCCGACCCCCTCGACGCCCCCTAACTGCTGCTCGACGGTGTCCTTTTGTGCGCCTTCCAGGGCAATCTTCAGAATGGTCTCGCGACCTTCTTCCTGTTTGAGACTTTCCGTGCTCCCGTCCGCCACGATCTTGCCGCGGTTGATAATGACGATGCGGTCGCAGGTCGCCTCGGCTTCGCTGAGAATATGGGTGGAAAGAATGATGGTTTTCTGCTTGCCGATCTGCCGGATGATTTCGCGAATTTCAACGATCTGATTGGGGTCGAGCCCCGATGTCGGTTCGTCGAGGACCAGAATTTCCGGATCGTTCATCATGGCATGGGCCAGACCGACGCGCTGTTTGTAGCCTTTGGAAAGCTCGTCGATGGGCTTGTGCATGACGCCGCTCAGACCGCACAGGCCGGCCAGTTCCCGAATGTGGGATATCCGATCATGCGGGTCGACCCCCCGGATGCCGGCGATGTACACAAGGTAGTCGTACACGAGCATGTCCTTGTAAAGGGGTGCCGATTCCGGCAGGTAACCCATCAGTTTCTTGATGGCCAGGGCATCGCTTTCGATGTTCAAATTCTTGACCCGTACGGTCCCGGAGGTGGGTTTTAAAAAACAGGTCAGCATTCTCAGTGTGGTGGTTTTGCCCGCCCCATTCGGTCCGAGAAGCCCCAGTATCTCCCCCTTTTTAATGTCGAAACTGATCTGGTCGACAGCCTGCAGCTCCTTGTAATTTTTGGACAAGTTTTCTATATGGATCATATCCATCTCCCGTTGATAGGTGTATCGATCCTCATCCGATAACGGCATGCATCAGCATGCCGGAACTCTGGTCAGTCCTTATTCTGGCAGCTTGAATTGAGCGATTTTCGGGTTTGCCGCCGGTGCAAGGAAAATTTCTTTTCGCTATGGAAATAGAATCAAGCATTTTAATGAAGGTGGCAAATCTGTCAAGGAAAAATTATTGACACGCATCTGTTTTCAAGCCAATCTTCGGTTTCCCTTTCTACAGCATAAGGAGAAACGCCGATGACGAACAACGCCTTCAGGGGATTTGCCAGCGACAACAATTCAGGCGTGCACCCCGAAATCATGGAAGCCATTGCAAGGGCCAACCAGGGGCATGCCATCGCCTATGGAGACGACCCATATACCAAAACCGCCCTGCGGCGGTTCAAAGCGACATTCGGCCGGAATATCGAGGTATATTTCGTCTACAATGGGACCGCCGCCAACGTTCTCGGCCTGAAATCGGCAACGCGATCGTTCAACAGTGTCATATGCGCCGAAACGGCTCACATCAACGTGGACGAGTGCGCCGCGCCAGAAAAATTCTGTGGCTGCAAGCTGCTGCCCGTAGCGACACGTGATGGAAAATTGCGCCCGCCCGACATCGAAAAACACCTGCACGGGTTCGATTTTGAACACCACGCCCAGCCCGGGGTGATTTCCATCACCCAACCCACGGAACTCGGCACGCTTTACACCCCGGATGAAATCAGGGCCGTTGTCGATCTCGCCGGGAAACACGGTCTGATCGTGCACATGGACGGC from Deltaproteobacteria bacterium carries:
- a CDS encoding ABC transporter ATP-binding protein; its protein translation is MIHIENLSKNYKELQAVDQISFDIKKGEILGLLGPNGAGKTTTLRMLTCFLKPTSGTVRVKNLNIESDALAIKKLMGYLPESAPLYKDMLVYDYLVYIAGIRGVDPHDRISHIRELAGLCGLSGVMHKPIDELSKGYKQRVGLAHAMMNDPEILVLDEPTSGLDPNQIVEIREIIRQIGKQKTIILSTHILSEAEATCDRIVIINRGKIVADGSTESLKQEEGRETILKIALEGAQKDTVEQQLGGVEGVGRVEVVSAVNGDVEVKLVCTGGLETRHRVYAHIKQTDWLLNEFVLEKQSLENIFRNLTQEK
- a CDS encoding low specificity L-threonine aldolase, which encodes MTNNAFRGFASDNNSGVHPEIMEAIARANQGHAIAYGDDPYTKTALRRFKATFGRNIEVYFVYNGTAANVLGLKSATRSFNSVICAETAHINVDECAAPEKFCGCKLLPVATRDGKLRPPDIEKHLHGFDFEHHAQPGVISITQPTELGTLYTPDEIRAVVDLAGKHGLIVHMDGARIANAAVALNADLKAVTGDLGIDVLSFGGTKNGMMFGEAIVFFNPKLAENFKYIRKQGMQLNSKMRFISAQFDAYLSNGLWERNAGHANALAQRLKRGIDGIPVVSVTQKVETNGVFAVVPEKHIPALQDAFFFYVWDASTSEVRWMTSFDTQAEDVDAFVQLLRTTF